Proteins from one Erpetoichthys calabaricus chromosome 11, fErpCal1.3, whole genome shotgun sequence genomic window:
- the LOC114661330 gene encoding histamine H1 receptor-like yields MPSICEMATELVPGQPNHWKESDNQSCVQSNKTQSEGTEAQLVLVGIVLGWISALTILMNVLVLYILRRERSLHTVGNMYIASLAGADFLIGSVVMPLALVYLLAREWKLGQAACKFWLSVDYVASTASIFSLFILCLDRYRSVQQPLAYIKQRTKARAACLIGSVWLISMIWLFPILSWPQSDTNQASSPIQVDQCDTEFRHCGWFKLLAAFLNFYIPSALMLWYYSRMYLTVQRCFRRRHGPLGVRNPASLNDAKGPLLPSQSRRGRRRSGFQRMVRLKMTPLAHPVQERQQPRQHQMTWKPCSKLQKDSDSTYPASFSAMIGSTRYTRLHGLDTMDEMSTVGACQDLGNITDRKRPQAWRLTKKGRGPKKRMSKISHSELHSDSWKMVSCSSQRSHFQKDRKAAKQLGAIILVFMACWVPYFTTFTVTALCDFCISPQTHMVTIWLGYLNSTLNPFIYPLCNSSFRKTFRHLLGLQR; encoded by the coding sequence ATGCCATCTATTTGCGAAATGGCAACAGAACTTGTCCCAGGGCAGCCAAACCACTGGAAAGAAAGTGACAATCAAAGCTGCGTCCAGtctaataaaacacaaagtgagGGCACTGAAGCACAGCTTGTGCTTGTGGGTATTGTGCTGGGCTGGATTAGTGCTCTCACCATTCTGATGAATGTTCTGGTCTTGTATATCTTGAGACGGGAGCGTTCCCTGCACACTGTCGGTAACATGTACATTGCCAGCTTGGCTGGAGCTGATTTTCTCATCGGCAGTGTGGTGATGCCACTTGCTCTGGTCTACCTCCTAGCCCGAGAATGGAAATTAGGCCAAGCTGCTTGCAAGTTCTGGCTGTCGGTGGACTATGTGGCAAGCACAGCTTCTATCTTCAGCCTCTTCATACTCTGCTTGGACCGCTACCGATCTGTCCAACAGCCCCTGGCATATATTAAGCAGAGGACCAAAGCTCGGGCAGCCTGTCTCATTGGCTCAGTGTGGCTGATTTCTATGATTTGGCTATTTCCTATACTGAGCTGGCCTCAATCTGACACCAATCAGGCATCATCTCCTATTCAGGTGGACCAGTGCGACACTGAATTTCGACACTGTGGCTGGTTCAAGCTGCTTGCTGCCTTTCTGAACTTTTACATTCCTTCTGCTCTCATGCTCTGGTATTACTCCAGGATGTATCTAACAGTCCAGAGGTGTTTCCGGAGACGTCATGGGCCACTTGGTGTTAGGAACCCAGCTTCACTCAATGATGCAAAAGGGCCTCTGTTGCCATCACAGAGCaggagaggaaggagaagaagcggGTTTCAAAGAATGGTCCGCCTTAAGATGACACCTCTGGCTCACCCAGTTCAGGAAAGACAACAGCCACGTCAACATCAGATGACCTGGAAACCATGTTCAAAACTGCAAAAGGACTCAGACTCCACTTATCCAGCATCCTTCTCAGCAATGATTGGCTCAACCAGATACACCCGGCTACATGGCCTTGACACTATGGATGAGATGAGCACAGTGGGTGCGTGTCAGGATCTTGGGAACATTACAGATAGAAAACGCCCCCAAGCATGGCGCCTTACAAAAAAAGGACGGGGACCAAAGAAGAGGATGAGTAAGATATCACATAGTGAACTTCATTCTGACTCCTGGAAGATGGTGTCTTGTTCCAGTCAGCGATCACATTTTCAGAAGGACAGGAAGGCAGCTAAGCAGCTTGGGGCAATCATACTTGTCTTCATGGCATGTTGGGTGCCTTACTTTACCACATTTACTGTCACAGCTCTCTGTGACTTCTGTATCAGCCCCCAAACCCACATGGTCACAATCTGGCTGGGCTACCTCAACTCTACCCTCAACCCCTTCATCTACCCACTGTGTAACAGTTCTTTCAGGAAGACTTTCCGTCACTTGCTTGGACTGCAGCGCTGA